The following coding sequences are from one Paenibacillus sp. JDR-2 window:
- a CDS encoding SDR family oxidoreductase, giving the protein MTTNLFDLTGKTAVVIGGNSVLGSYMAAGLAAHGAHVAIVGRNLEKAQDVVDSIISDGGSAKAFQADVLSKESLLKVQSEIEAWRGGCDILLNAPGKNSPTPFFELEMEEWDDIMDVNLKGIVLTCQIFAKRMIEQQRTGSIINISSVSSTTPLSKVFTYSVSKAGLNSVTQFLAREFAEQGIRVNAIIPGFFPAEQNRKILSEERVASIMRHTPMNRFGTPEELQGAAVWLASEKASGFVTGTLIRVDGGFGSMTI; this is encoded by the coding sequence ATGACGACTAACTTATTTGATTTGACGGGGAAAACAGCGGTTGTAATTGGCGGTAACAGCGTACTTGGTTCTTACATGGCAGCAGGTCTTGCCGCTCACGGCGCTCATGTTGCGATTGTTGGACGGAATCTCGAAAAGGCACAGGATGTGGTAGACTCCATTATCAGCGATGGCGGCAGCGCAAAGGCGTTCCAGGCTGATGTATTGTCGAAGGAATCGCTGCTTAAGGTACAGTCGGAAATTGAAGCATGGAGAGGCGGATGCGACATTCTGCTGAATGCTCCGGGTAAAAACAGCCCAACTCCATTCTTCGAGCTGGAAATGGAAGAGTGGGATGACATTATGGACGTCAACCTGAAAGGGATCGTGCTGACCTGCCAAATCTTCGCGAAGCGGATGATCGAGCAGCAGCGGACGGGCAGCATTATTAACATTTCGTCCGTATCTTCAACAACTCCGTTATCCAAAGTATTCACTTATTCGGTATCCAAGGCCGGTCTTAACAGCGTTACGCAATTTCTCGCCCGCGAATTCGCGGAGCAAGGCATCCGGGTTAATGCCATTATTCCGGGGTTCTTCCCGGCTGAACAGAACCGTAAAATATTAAGCGAGGAACGAGTTGCTTCCATCATGCGTCATACGCCGATGAACCGGTTCGGAACGCCGGAGGAGCTTCAAGGCGCAGCGGTATGGCTGGCTTCGGAGAAAGCATCGGGCTTCGTAACAGGAACATTGATCCGCGTGGACGGCGGTTTCGGCAGCATGACGATCTAG